In the Deltaproteobacteria bacterium CG2_30_66_27 genome, AAACCAGCCGACGAGTGTAAAGGCATAAGGGAGCTTGACTGCGAGACTGACAAGTCGAGCAGGTGCGAAAGCAGGTCTTAGTGATCCGGTGGTTCCGCATGGAAGGGCCATCGCTCAACGGATAAAAGGTACGCCGGGGATAACAGGCTTATCTCCCCCAAGAGTTCACATCGACGGGGAGGTTTGGCACCTCGATGTCGGCTCATCGCATCCTGGGGCTGAAGTAGGTCCCAAGGGTTTGGCTGTTCGCCAATTAAAGCGGTACGTGAGCTGGGTTTAAAACGTCGCAAGACAGTTTGGTCCCTATCTGGTGTGGGCGTTGGAGACTTGAAGGGAGCTGTCCCTAGTACGAGAGGACCGGGATGGACGCACCGCTAGTGTACCAGTTGTTCCGCCAGGGGCATCGCTGGGTAGCTATGTGCGGAAGGGATAACCGCTGAAAGCATCTAAGTGGGAAACCCGCCCTGAGATGAGGTCTCCCGGGGCTATAAGCCCCCTGAAGGGCCCTCGTAGACTACGAGGTTGATAGGCCGGGTGTGTAAGCGCAGCGATGCGTTTAGCTGACCGGTACTAATCGCCCGTGAGGCTTGACCACTATTCAACGGATGAAAGATTTCGGACAGGCAGGGCGGATCGGTTGGCGCAACTGTTTGCGCGGATTTCCAGCTTTCGGTGGCGATGGCGGAGAGGCAACACCCGTTCCCATCCCGAACACGGCAGTTAAGCTCTCCAGCGCCGATGGTACTGCGGGGTTACCCCCGTGGGAGAGTAGGTCGCCGCCGAATTTAACCTTGGGCCCTTGCGCCGGAAACGGAGCAGGGGCCTTTTTCATTGATTTTCCGAACACACCTTGATGACGGAGCGTACACCCCATGTCCGGACACAATAAATGGAGCTCGATCAAGCACAAGAAAGGGAAGACCGACGCCATTCGTGGCAGGGCGTTCACCAAGATCACCCGGGAGCTCATCACCGCGGCCAAGATCGGCGGCGGCGACCCCGAGGGGAACGCGCGCCTGCGGGCCGCGATCCTGGCCGCCAAGGCGGTCAACATGCCCAACGACAACATTTCGCGTGCGATCAAAAAGGGGACCGGCGACCTCGAAGGCGTCTCGTATGAGGAGTACATGTACGAGGGGTACGGCCCCAGCGGTGTCGCGGTGCTGGTGAAGGTCCTCACCGACAACAAGAACCGGACGGTCGCCGATCTCCGCCACACCTTCACGAAATTCAACGGCAACCTCGGCGAGACGGGGTGCGTCAACTGGATGTTCGGCAAGAAAGGGTCGATCAGCGTCCTCAAGGAGTCCGTCGATGAAGAGAAGCTGATGGAACTGGCCCTCGACCTCGGCGCCGACGACGTCGACAGCGATCCCGAATCCCACGAATTCGAAGTCCGGTGCGAGCCGGAGGTCTTCGAGGCCGTGAAGTCGGGGCTCGAGGAGAAGGGCGTGAAGATCTCCTCGGCCGAGGTGGCGATGGTCCCCCAGACCACGGTGCACCTCGAGGGGAGGCCCGCCGAATCGATGCTCAAGATGATGAACTCTCTCGAGGAGTCCGACGACGTCCAGAACGTCTGGGCCAACTTCGACATCTCCGACGAGGACATGGAGGCGTTCGGCTGAGACGAATCCTGGGGATCGATCCGGGGTCGCTGCGGACCGGGTACGGGATCGTCGACGTCCGGGGGAACGCGGTGACCCCCGTGGCGTGGGGCGTCATCCGGCTCGATGGCGAGGCGTCGTTCCCCGATCGCCTCTTCAAGATCCACCGCGTACTCTCCGACCTGATCCTGCACCATCGGCCCACGGAAGCCTCGGTCGAGAAGGTCTTCCTTGCGAAAAATCCCTCCTCCGCTCTCAAGCTCGGCCAGGCGCGCGGCGCGGCGATCGTCACCTGCGGCATCCACGGCGTCGCGGTCCACGAATACAGCGCCAAGGAGATCAAGGCGGCTGCGACCGGGCACGGCGGCGCCCCCAAGGAGCAGGTCGCCGGGATGGTCGCCCGCCTCCTCGGCATCCGGGACCCGATCCCCCCCGACGCCTCCGACGCCCTCGCCATGGCCTTCTGCCACGCCGTCACCCGCGTGGTATCATAGCCCGCGATGATCGACCATCTTCGAGGGCGCCTCGCGGGGGGCGGGAAGGATTTCGTGGTGCTGGAGTGCGCCGGGATCGGGTTCCGCGCGCGCGTCTCCGACGCGACCCGCAAGGACCTCCCCCCCGACGGCGAGAGCTGCATCCTGCGCACGCATCTTCATTTCCGGGAGGGCGGCGCCGACCTGTACGGTTTCTCCACGGACACGGAGCGCGAAATCTTCCTGGCGACGATCGGCGTGAGCGGCGTGGGACCGAAGTCCGCCATGGCGATGCTGTCGGTCCTCGCCGTCCCGGGCGTTCTCGCGGCGTGCGCGCGGGAAGACGCCGCTCCCTTCTCGCGCGTGCCGGGGATCGGGAAGAAGCTCGCCCAGCGGATCGCCCTCGAATTGCCGGACCGGCTGAAGAAAGTTTCGGTCGATTTCAACCCACTGGAGGGAGAGCCGACGGCGCTCCCCACGGCGCCGGAAGCGGAGGCCTCGGAGGCGCTCGCCGCTCTCGGGTTTCCTCGGACACAGGCCCAGCTTGCCGTCGCGGCCGTCCGGCGGGAGAAAGGCACCGATCTCCCCACGGATCTCCTGATCCGGGAGTCGTTGCGCCGCCTGTCGGGAGGGCGGTAAACCGTGACGACGGAGCCGGGAGGCGCGAAGATGCCGGGCGGACGCATCGTCGATCCCGCCGCCGGAGCCGAGAGCCCCGTCGACCTCTCCCTGCGGCCGAAGCGGTTCGCCGAATTCATCGGACAGGCAGCGATCGTATCGAACCTCCGGACCTATATCGATGCGGCGATCGGTCGCGGCGAGCCGCTCGACCACGTCCTTCTCTCCGGCCCGCC is a window encoding:
- a CDS encoding transcriptional regulator; its protein translation is MSGHNKWSSIKHKKGKTDAIRGRAFTKITRELITAAKIGGGDPEGNARLRAAILAAKAVNMPNDNISRAIKKGTGDLEGVSYEEYMYEGYGPSGVAVLVKVLTDNKNRTVADLRHTFTKFNGNLGETGCVNWMFGKKGSISVLKESVDEEKLMELALDLGADDVDSDPESHEFEVRCEPEVFEAVKSGLEEKGVKISSAEVAMVPQTTVHLEGRPAESMLKMMNSLEESDDVQNVWANFDISDEDMEAFG
- a CDS encoding crossover junction endodeoxyribonuclease RuvC, translating into MRRILGIDPGSLRTGYGIVDVRGNAVTPVAWGVIRLDGEASFPDRLFKIHRVLSDLILHHRPTEASVEKVFLAKNPSSALKLGQARGAAIVTCGIHGVAVHEYSAKEIKAAATGHGGAPKEQVAGMVARLLGIRDPIPPDASDALAMAFCHAVTRVVS
- a CDS encoding Holliday junction DNA helicase RuvA, which encodes MIDHLRGRLAGGGKDFVVLECAGIGFRARVSDATRKDLPPDGESCILRTHLHFREGGADLYGFSTDTEREIFLATIGVSGVGPKSAMAMLSVLAVPGVLAACAREDAAPFSRVPGIGKKLAQRIALELPDRLKKVSVDFNPLEGEPTALPTAPEAEASEALAALGFPRTQAQLAVAAVRREKGTDLPTDLLIRESLRRLSGGR